CTGGTCCACCAACTTCCGGCTGTCGTTCAGCTGCGCGAATGTGCCGGCGAATTCCACGCTGACCGACGAGAACGGTGATCCGCTGCCACCGGAGGTGATCTGTCCCGGTGATGGCATCGGCTTCGTCGTCACCGCGGGCCCGGCCACGCAGCTGGGCAACGGCGGCTTTGGGTTGGGCTATGAGACGCCCGGCGGCGGTACCGACTTCACGCAGTCGCTCACGTTCGGTCTCAAGACCTTCTGGGATCTTGCCGACTACGGCGTGGATGGTGTCTGGCAGAAGGATTGCTGCTCGGATCCCAAGCTGCTCAACGACACCAGGAAGTATCTCGACGATTTCGACGTGTCGCTGTCGTACAATGCGGTCACCGGCGTGCTGGCGACCAACGTCTGGATGGTGTCGAGCAACACGCTGATCTTCTCCAACAACTTCAGCTGGATGGCGCCGGCCTGGGCGTCCGATGCGCGGGTCGGCTTTACGGCCGCCAGCGGCATCGCCGCCGAGCAGTCGTGGGTGAGCAACTGGACGTTGCAAGCGAGCAAGACCATGCCGCCAACGACGGTACCGGAGCCGAGCACCGTGGTGCTGCTGGTGGCGACGCTGCCGGCGCTGTGGTTGGCGGGGCGACGTCGCCGGCGCGTCTGAGCCGCATGCGTGCAGCTGACGGACATGCAAAAACCGGAAACGGCGTCGTTTCCGGTTTTGCGTGTGGGTCCGGGGTGTCGGGCGGTGGTTAGTAGCTATACCCGAAGAACCAGGTGCCGAAGCCCTTCGTGCCGGGCCGGCTGACGGGCACCGCCCAGTCCCACCGGATGATCGCCACGTTGAAG
The Gemmatimonadaceae bacterium DNA segment above includes these coding regions:
- a CDS encoding PEP-CTERM sorting domain-containing protein (PEP-CTERM proteins occur, often in large numbers, in the proteomes of bacteria that also encode an exosortase, a predicted intramembrane cysteine proteinase. The presence of a PEP-CTERM domain at a protein's C-terminus predicts cleavage within the sorting domain, followed by covalent anchoring to some some component of the (usually Gram-negative) cell surface. Many PEP-CTERM proteins exhibit an unusual sequence composition that includes large numbers of potential glycosylation sites. Expression of one such protein has been shown restore the ability of a bacterium to form floc, a type of biofilm.) produces the protein MTVVRMRGPHGPLAALWLALLPAITQAQTVLFGGQLLQVNAKTGHALPALDGARLKMTAGDYDGARSALSTGTFNLQQGWSTNFRLSFSCANVPANSTLTDENGDPLPPEVICPGDGIGFVVTAGPATQLGNGGFGLGYETPGGGTDFTQSLTFGLKTFWDLADYGVDGVWQKDCCSDPKLLNDTRKYLDDFDVSLSYNAVTGVLATNVWMVSSNTLIFSNNFSWMAPAWASDARVGFTAASGIAAEQSWVSNWTLQASKTMPPTTVPEPSTVVLLVATLPALWLAGRRRRRV